A window from Drosophila nasuta strain 15112-1781.00 chromosome 3, ASM2355853v1, whole genome shotgun sequence encodes these proteins:
- the LOC132793676 gene encoding uncharacterized protein LOC132793676 — protein sequence MDCHHRIEVPLRSGGGKKMKKRRELDALIAHSITKKGSHRTIHSQDKLLSVSTDDPDDYTWMNVEGTTRRGHRKKLYFRKCAPFLFGITTALFVGILYWLYFDLRQQISDYRQKVEEVSAISKIFPDTLQQWHETTSFLIKNQTFVINQLNELNQNVNVLNGNLSSLQETVKAQRNYGQDEKLVADFGAKLEAVVTDIDGIKEHYNRYVELQKGLRSDMEMIKVNVSQLATIKESAAPANFSNDVNTLNQTMQNALKKLESDLMNVNNTLIQSIKIINGEIVSHKNKLDDLLDRSQSITAHVTTLSNNWQEFQQKIISVNEQLDKMKGKLTITDNKNRMLSNTIDQLMSLYKKPADSTTQLNQEDATNNEIEVTTPANLTVNVRESSTR from the exons ATGGACTGCCATCATCGTATTGAAGTGCCACTGCGGTCTGGTGGTGgcaaaaagatgaaaaaacGACGAGAACTGGACGCTTTGATAGCACATTCCATTACAAAAAAAGGTTCCCACCGCACTATTCACTCACAGGACAAATTGCTGTCAGTATCCACGGATGACCCTGATGACTACACATGG ATGAATGTTGAGGGCACTACCCGACGAGGTCATCGAAAAAAACTTTACTTTCGCAAGTGTGCTCCATTTCTGTTTGGGATAACTACAGCTTTATTTGTTGGTATACTGTACTGGCTTTACTTCGATTTAAGACAGCAAATTTCCGATTATCGTCAAAAAGTTGAAGAAG tCTCTGCCATAAGCAAAATATTTCCGGATACACTCCAGCAGTGGCATGAAACAACATCATTCCTAATCAAGAACCAAACATTTGTAATCAACCAACTCAATGAATTGAATCAAAACGTTAACGTTTTAAATGGCAATTTAAGTAGTCTCCAAGAGACTGTTAAGGCCCAGAGAAATTACGGCCAGGACGAGAAACTTGTGGCCGACTTTGGAGCCAAGCTAGAGGCTGTTGTAACGGATATTGATGGCATTAAGGAACACTATAATAGATATGTCGAGCTACAGAAGGGCCTGCGATCCGATATGGAAATGATCAAG GTCAACGTTAGTCAATTAGCAACGATTAAGGAAAGCGCTGCGCCAGCAAACTTTTCAAATGACGTCAACACGCTCAATCAAACGATGCAAAATGCATTGAAAAAGTTGGAAAGCGATCTTATGAATGTTAATAACACTCTTATCCagtcaataaaaattattaacgGCGAAATCGTGTCGCACAAG AATAAATTGGACGACTTGTTGGATCGCTCACAAAGTATAACGGCTCATGTAACCACATTAAGCAACAATTGGCAAGAGTTccagcaaaaaataataagtgtCAACGAACAGCTGGATAAAATGAAAGGAAAG ttgACGATAACCGATAACAAGAACCGTATGCTTTCGAATACTATTGATCAGTTGATGTCGTTGTATAAGAAACCTGCTGACTCAACAACTCAATTGAACCAGGAAGATGCGACCAACAATGAG ATTGAAGTAACGACTCCGGCAAATTTAACGGTTAACGTCAGGGAATCATCAACGCGATaa
- the LOC132793671 gene encoding LOW QUALITY PROTEIN: inner nuclear membrane protein Man1 (The sequence of the model RefSeq protein was modified relative to this genomic sequence to represent the inferred CDS: deleted 1 base in 1 codon): MMCMYIAHTHVYPSAVNERNVQFLVQQPIINMTDSYVNLSDVEIQRKLTQLGFPKTPVTETTRPLLIKKLMKHMKNEKLKKGKVTNYVLYSKDNNKPQVHNSPPIALQEYSNLFDNGLENNNDIRAYKNPTVLYKNDVNVNSVQSSASRMYAPPPVMALNYDDNEQHALNIANKFRKPRSTIPCDTSSSSTSYAKINGKPNICDGGVVNRLLSFRDTSTKKKKFNSKDGYSTVPMSNAFIKNGLIQKLVAFDLKSFLKKPDISLHIIPHVLIASFVIFLAMISVLYVAKKFYLSPISRTDLRYTICGPNDKDLLFSSPTTVTCISEDLFKKAVYISEELFKYLNERARLHHCIDKEHSPTLELDDLKKALSENSNVLKGNTQKKLLATQYLIGQNPQWMIKTIVSTLNSSDDISFELTEPNLPIKCIIQKKMSRFFTAIGLLLLVALVCLIVYLSVAFYRIRQKEKLLAAEHFIKDIINELMYQSSVSENSEVIINELQDKLLPAHKRSKLLNSWNKALKTLEGNDNRVLFGMIARNGEQLRTMTWNKNLGNKEVSTSKKWQSSAFDNSNKILNPPTSCLKIRHMFDQSEVEQPNLRQMIVESIFEKVGSNCKICDVQLDKQSCCVYIRCATEADAGMVHNEINGWWFDKKLISIKFLRLERYLSRFPKSLAEPIYFKSPNTN, encoded by the exons aTAAATATGACGGATAGTTACGTTAATTTAAGCGATGTCGAGATACAACGGAAACTAACGCAATTGGGATTTCCGAAAACTCCAGTTACAGAAACCACTAGACCATTACTGATAAAGAAATTGATGAAACATATGAAAAATGAGAAGcttaaaaaaggaaaagtaaCAAACTATGTGCTTTACTCCAAGGATAATAATAAGCCACAAGTACACAATTCGCCACCAATTGCACTACAAGAATATTCGAATCTCTTTGATAATGGGCTTGAAAACAACAATGATATTCGAGCCTATAAAAATCCGACGGTTTTGTACAAAAATGATGTAAATGTGAATTCAGTGCAGAGCTCTGCCTCAAGGATGTATGCGCCACCTCCTGTTATGGCTTTAAATTATGATGATAACGAACAACATGCTTTAAatattgccaacaaatttcgTAAACCGCGCTCAACAATACCTTGTGATACCTCATCGTCATCTACATCCTATGCAAAAATCAATGGCAAACCCAACATTTGTGATGGTGGTGTTGTAAATCGACTGCTTAGTTTTCGAGATACCtctacaaaaaagaaaaaattcaACTCCAAAGATGGCTATAGCACAGTCCCAATGTCAAATgcgtttattaaaaatggattGATCCAAAAACTTGTCGCATTCGATTTGAAATCGTTCCTAAAGAAACCTGACATTAGTTTGCACATTATACCACATGTACTTATTGCGTCCTTTGTCATATTTCTAGCAATGATTTCTGTTTTGTATGTGGCAAAGAAATTTTACTTGAGCCCCATTTCTCGCACGGACTTAAGATATACGATATGCGGACCCAACGATAAAGACTTGCTGTTCTCTTCACCGACAACTGTCACATGCATTAGTGAAGATCTATTC AAAAAGGCCGTGTACATAAGTGAGGAACTTTTCAAGTACTTAAATGAAAGAGCACGGTTGCATCACTGTATTGATAAGGAGCATTCACCAACACTTGAACTGGATGATTTGAAGAAAGCGCTAAGTGAAAACAGTAATGTGCTCAAAGGCAACACTCAAAAAAAGCTGCTGGCCACGCAGTATTTAATTGGTCAAAATCCACAATGGATGATCAAGACGATTGTCTCAACGCTAAACTCATCCGATGACATATCATTCGAGTTGACGGAACCGAATCTGCCAATTAAGtgcattatacaaaaaaaaatgtcacgCTTTTTTACTGCTATCGGATTGCTGCTTCTCGTGGCATTAGTTTGCTTAATTGTTTATCTTTCCGTGGCTTTTTATCGCATACgacaaaaggaaaaactttTGGCCGCAGAGCATTTTATCAAGGACATAATCAATGAACTGATGTATCAAAGTTCGGTATCGGAGAATTCGGAAGTTATAATTAATGAGTTGCAAGACAAACTCTTACCAGCTCACAAGCGATCGAAACTATTGAATTCGTGGAACAAGGCTTTAAAGACGCTTGAGGGAAACGATAACCGTGTGCTCTTTGGTATGATTGCCCGAAATGGCGAACAACTTCGTACTATGACATGGAATAAGAATTTAGGTAATAAGGAAGTGAGTACCTcaaaaaaatggcaaagttCAGCATTTGATAACTCTAACAAAATCCTAAATCCGCCAACGTCTTGCTTGAAAATCAGGCATATGTTTGATCAATCCGAAGTTGAACAACCCAACCTGAGACAAATGATCGTTGAATCCATATTCGAAAAGGTTGGctcaaattgcaaaatatgcgATGTTCAACTTGATAAGCAATCGTGCTGCGTTTATATTCGCTGCGCAACTGAAGCTGACGCTGGAATGGTTCACAACGAAATCAACGGATGGTGGTTCGATAAGAAActaatttcaatcaaatttcTGCGACTTGAACGCTATTTAAGTCGTTTTCCAAAATCTTTAGCTGAACCCATATACTTTAAATCCCCCAACACAAATTAA